The Loxodonta africana isolate mLoxAfr1 chromosome 1, mLoxAfr1.hap2, whole genome shotgun sequence genomic sequence CCACTGGGCACCAAAAGGTTTATGACATAGAGGCTGGGCCTGCGCCTGATGGCCACCTGGTTGGGGAGAGAGAGTAGAGAATTTCGCAGATGAACTGATACCAAAGGGCTCGACTTATGTATTTGACTATCTGATCCTTGCTAATGTGCTGTTAGGCTGGTGATGGGACAGTCTTTTTAGGTAACACATGCATTTAATTGTGTCTTTCTACAGAAGTGTCCTGATTTATTATCTAACTTTCATTTACAGTCTGCTGGGAACATAATGCGATTGTAGACTTTTAGGTGTAAGTAGAGTCCTTGGGACCATCAAATAGGTGATGCTGCATTCTGAGCAGTAGTGCTTGTAACAAACCAGCCCCTCCTCCTCTCTAGGGTGGGAAGAGCCCTTGGCAATCCGGCTTCAAAGAAGCTTGCATAGACGTTAAGTTTCCTAAGGTGGGGCAAATAGTTTACTTTCTACTACTAACCTATAgagccctggcagtgtagtggttaagagctcagccactaaccaaaagttcaacagtttgaatccaccagtactcactggaaaccctgtggggcagctctactctgttctataaaaaaaaaatatagggtcgctataagtcagaactgactggatggcatggGTTTACTAACATATAGGTTGATGGCTTgatcccacccagcagtgccattaaagaaaggcctggtgatctgcttccttaaagattacaacctagaaaaccatgtggaacagttctactgtgtaacactttgggttgccatgagttgaactggcttgaaagcagtgggtttggttcttggcTTGGGTAGAGGGTGGAGTGGGAAGCAGGTGCTTAACCGCCTGAAGCTTCTTTTTACTGTCCAGAGAGCCTTAGATAGAGGAAAATCACAGAGCAACTGGGACCAGAAGTCAAACAGGGACCCCTGGACTCACATAGAAGATGATCTGGTCATATACGTTGCTGCCCACCGACATCTTTGGGGTGGCTTTGTTGATGCGCAGGAGTTCCCACTCTCCCTGGGTCTGAATGACGTTACGAGATGTGTTTGATATCTCCCACACTTCCTTGTCCATGCCCAGTAGCATTCTGTCCACTGCAAGGGAGTCCCAATTAGCGCAGTCCAGAAGTGCTGCCACACCTCCCACCCATAAAATTTGATTCCTGCCCCCATCAAGCTCCTTCAACAAATTCCCCCCGTCCTTTTAAAGCAGGGCATCCAGATTTTTTCAGAAATGGCCTACAGGGCCAGCAATTCACATGTGTCTGGGCTACAgcattgatttttgttgttgttgaaaacaaGAGTGAATCCAGGTTAATATGGGATACGACTCAAACAAGAGTCAAAAAACATTTGGAGTCATTCCTGTTGGCCTTCTTAATTCCCCAGGTGTGTGAAGATTTTCAGTAGAATCAAACCTGAGCAGCTCGACATTTTTGTAATGACATACATGTCCATTGTAATGCTTAATTTATCCAAACCTGCCACAGGCCACCTGGTGACATTCAGTTACATTAATTTACTGGTTTAAGTTGGCTAGCTACTAAAGTTAAAAGCTTTGAGCTAAAAAGTATAGGTGTGCAGCGGATCGGAGTCAGGTGGACCTCATTTGGCGCAAGGGCCATCCAAGATCTAAAGCAACAGTTCTCAACCCCGGTTGCACATTAACATCAACTGGGGAGATATAAAAAGTCACAGTGCCTGGGCCCCACCCTGGGCCATGTAAATTGGACTCTCTCAGGGCGATATGCAGTTATGGgtgttttttaaaagatttagGGGGCAGCCTGACTGAGAAACGGTGACCTGACGCCCTCCCTAAGAGTGCCTCCACCACTTAAATATCTTCCCCTGAATCTTAAATCGCTACCCAAACATGTCACACTGACCGGTGTAGAGAAAAGAACTGAAGGTGAAGGTACAGTTCTGTTGGTCAAAAGGGAAGTAGAAGATGTCCAGGTTACAGATGCTGGTCACCCGCATTGGCTTGCTGTAGTGTATTTGACCTCCGCTGCTGACATAAGCGGTGAGACCTGGAGGTGTCTGATCCACATCCATGCTGCTtgtggaaaggagggagaggcGAGTGCTGAGGGTGCCTTAGTCAGCTTCTGTCTGACTCTGCTCTCCCCTTTTTGGGCTCTTATTCCAATGTACTACTCCTTGCCCGTATTTTGTGGAAGTCGATTCATTGAGACCATACCCCTGTCTGAATCTTACAGTACCCCGGTGCCCTGCTGTGTTTTGCAGATGGGGCTTCATGCTGGCTTTCCCCAACCCAGATACGCACGATTCCATGATGAAGATGTCTGGGAGCCACAGGTTTTCAGCTAATAAGGTGAGTTTATTGATGTTGGCACATTCTTCTGGGTTCCAGCTGATGAATGGATTGTCCCATATCTGCAGCCAGGGCAGTGAGAAAGGAAGGTGAATGATGGGGGTGCTTGTCTGGTTAGCCTCTCCCGTCCTTTCCATTCTTCTTTACTCTAAGACTCCCACTCTCACTTGTGTCTTTAATGACAACAGCTATCTCCCCCATTTTACCTAACAAGGTGTCATCAGGTAAGTCcctcttcatgtttttttttttttccaggtagtTCTTAAATATGGCTTAAACCCACTTGGAACCAGGCTCACCCAATATATTGGCCTGCAACCATTTGGCCTAGGCCATTTTCTTGGATCACACTTCCTCCTTGGCAGCCCAGGGAGATTTGTGTCCCTAGGACCGGTCCAGTTCTAGATGGAGTTATTTTGTCCCAGAAAGGGagatttatatatttaataaagGTTTAAACTAAGAAAAGCTTTAAGTTACTTCTAACTCCTCCAATTTAAAATTATCATTGAAAGTGGGAAAGGGGTAGCTTGAGTCTGCCTTACCATATCCAGCCACAGGAATGATGTCAGCAGCTGGAGCTGTGCATCCTGATAAAGAAATTCCCATCCAGGATTATCAGTGCGGAAAGATTTAGCCCAAGCCTACCTCACATTCTCAGAAACATTACTAATTTATCGAGCCAGATGTATGTCTAGAAGCTGGACTACCTTTTCCGTACTTGTTTCCCCTTGCATTTAAGGGCAATTCAGATAAAAAATTTTTCGGAATATTCTCTTTTGCGGAATATTCCAGAAAGGGAAGGACTAAAGGGTCAAATGTTTCCTGTAAAAAATTACTGCAGTGTTCCTCTTATGTCTCCCCACCCGACTTGGACCAACGTCATTTGGGGTTGACAAGGGAAAGGGTCCTTGTTCCCTATTAGAAGCCTATGGAAAGGATGGGGGGCCAGATCTCACCACTCCTAGGATGGCAGACAGGGCGAAGGAGATGTTGACCTTAGTGGGGATGCTGTAATTGATGACTGGACGGAAGGCCTTTCTGTCAAACACTGCCTGGAAGGCAGCAGGGTCCACCCCATGTTGGTCAAACCCTGAGCAGTTGATGGTGAAAGTGTCCCCTCTTCCTGTAGAGAGCAGAAAGTTTGTGAGATGGGACTGGGGCCTCTGTGTTCCCCTGTGAGAGGGGTGCTGGAATGAAGCCTGGGGAACATTTCTGCAGAGAGAGAAGACAGGAGACACTGGGAGAAGCAGGTAAGTCCCTTCATCCTGGGCCAACACTCTCCAAGGCCAACATCCTTCCTGCCAGGGCCAGGGAGGATGGACTGGGCTGGTAGGCAAATGGTGGAAATTGATGTGGTGAGCTGAGTCAGTACTCTGTTCACTTCCATTGTTCCATCCTCATGCAAAATCTGCCCAAATCTCTATGCAAACTTGACTTTGGAGCAATGGCATCTGCTTCAAGGAGGCCTTTAATGTGCCCATCATAGAACTCTTGGGCCCGCCCACACTAGTATTGCTTGGGACTGCCCTAAACTTGTAGTCCAGGTCACTGAGAAATCTGCTCTGATGTGTTCCTTTTCTCATTCTCAGAGACCCTCATCCACTGAAAGCAAGAACTGACTTATCAAGAGAATAAGAGAAGAAAACAACTATACTTACTAGGTAGATATGGGAAGGATGTAGTAGGCGTTCTGCATGGGTGCCTACCTCGGCGCTATgcatttattttgctcttctcAGATTTCGTGACCTCAGATATCTTGGGGGTTACTTTCAGCATCAGGATCAAGCAGTGATAGCACTGAGCGTGGTgttggaatattctttttttctggaaTATTCCAGAAAGGGAAGGACCTGAGGGTTACCTGAGCAGATTCTTTGCTTCCTTACcatctttgtctgttttttccctttgtttcttcCTCTACCTCCCCATCTCTTTCCATAATATTTAAGGTATGTACCCAGATTAGGAGCAGATATTTCATCATAGAAGCTAAGCACCCACTCCTTTCTATTTCAGACTGATCCCCAAACTATCTCAGTATTTTACTTAATCCTTTAAAGTTAGTGACTGCTCTTCTTACAGATACCATATTGATGGAAAATAGAGAGGGTTTGGTAAGGGGTGTGGTTGACGTGACATAGGAAGTCAACGACAAGATGGAATTGGAGAGGTGATGAAATGGAAGGACAGTTTGGTAGACTCCATATGCAGGCAGCAATAGAGAAGGGCTGTGTGTACTGATCAGTAAAATACCTTTCTGTCACCAAAAGGAAGTCAAGGCACAGACATTATGGAAGCAATATTTACCATAGTTATCCTGAATGCCCTTCAGGTGCTAGAGGGAAGTCCCTGGATGTCTTCCAGAACAGCATTTCCATCTTGCCCTGTTCTTGCCCATCTTACCTTGAAGCAGAAGGCTGACAGGGAGGCAGAGGAGGAAGCCCCTCATAAGAGGCCACCCCCCTTCCATCTTCCTCTTCTGGGCCCTTCTCTGGGGACTCACCAGGAGCCCCCAAACTCTTGAGCTTAAAGGAGCTCAGACCACACCTTATCTCCTAGTTTTGAATACTCCTCTTGTCAGGTGACCACTCCTGAGTGAGAGGCTGTGGCCTGAGAGGTCAGAGGAGACTGTCCTGCTTTGCCCCACCCAGGCATGTCTTCCGGGCTCCATGCAGGGAGGAAGACAGGCCAAGACTGAGGCGCAGAAGCATCCTGTTTGGCAGCTCGGTGCCGAGATCAATAACAAAGTAACGCCTCTTAATGAGGGTATATGGACTGGGGAAATAAGAATTATGCTCTTCCAAGGCCAGGGAATCTGCAGATTTAGAAAGGTGACCATATTTGCTTATTTGGTTATGAACACTGAAGTATCTTATAGCTTGTTGACATTGGGGATTATTGAAAGAACAAATCATAAAGCTTGGTTCATACCTTCATTGTCTATTACCTATTTTTTTCCAATAGCCCCTAACAAGGTTTCCTATTTCCAGTCTCTCTTCCATTTCGATTCTTTCTCCCCAAACCAATGTTCTGCGCACATCTTTTACGATATGCATTGATTATGTGCTAATAGAAAGCCTAAGATTAGTGTAGCAGAACTGTCTTTAAGATCTTCATGTTGTCCATAGTATTATAAATTGTCCCAAACGAGTAATCTCAGCTAACATCAATATTAATCACATGTGTCAATATTATGTCCTACATCACATCTCTATGAAAAAACACAATTGAACCAAATGAGTGAATTGGAGCGTTGTTAGATTAAGTATCTTACATTTCCAGAAAgacttggtaattttctttttgtagaaCAAGTGAAGTCAGGCCGAGAGTACAAAAGAAACTTTGTTCAGAAAAGAAAGTCCTGCCGGCCCTAAATAGAAAGTGCTGAGAAAGACAGCAGTGACTTAGGGACCCAGAGCAGGAAAGTAGAGGAGAGAGAGTTGCATTGCATTCCATTTGAGGTTTGCCATATTTGTAGTCCTTCAGCTCTACCAGCTCTGTAAGTAATTTCTTTGGGAACTTGGCCCGCCAGAGGCAGAGGTTGAAGGaagtgaaagaaagaagaccaggagaagaagaaggaagggaaCTAGAAGTACTGGGGTGGAGGGAGCAAGAAAGGGAGAAGGAGCAGGGCAAAAGGGGGTTGTTAGAAAATCTGTTTAAGGTTtagggctctctgttgtgtcaCTATGCGTCggattgactcactggcaatggcTCTGGTTTTTTGTGACTTGAGGAaccctggcagcgcagtggttaacagcttgggctgctaaccaaaaggtcggcagtttgaatccaccaaccgctccttggaaaccttatgggcagttttactctgtcctatagagtcattatgagtcggaatcaactcaacggcaatggtttttctttttttattgttacttGAAAAGGTTCAGTTGGGAGGCAGGTTAGGTTCTGGCAACATTAGGTACTAGCTAGTGCAAGGAGGAAGCTGTTGGCATGAGGACCCAGGTAACTGACCAGACTACAGGTGTTCTTCTAAGCTTGGAGGCCAAGTGGCTGGGTTGTCTTACACATACTGTACCCTAAAGCAGAGCAAACACGGGTGTGATCCAGGACAGATCTGGAAAGCCAGGCATGGCCGTGGCCTACCTAGAaagtggatatccatttggaagTCAGGCCAACAGCAAATGAGATCCTAGGAACTGCACTTTTGGGCTGGAATACAAGTCAGTGATTCAGGGGACAGGCCCCATAGGAAAATGGGTTATCGTTCAAGGTGGCTCTCTGCTTCAGAGGAAATGACCAAGTATAACTGAACAATCAGGCAGAAATTGAGCAGGAAGCACGACCTTTTGATTGTACCCATCATGGCATGTTGAACCAAAGTACTGTGTCTTTAGCTGCTTGAACACCCCTTTGGGACACTGAACTCCTGGTTAAGAGTGAAGGACTTTCAAG encodes the following:
- the LOC100673293 gene encoding 5-hydroxytryptamine receptor 3C, coding for MEGGWPLMRGFLLCLPVSLLLQGRGDTFTINCSGFDQHGVDPAAFQAVFDRKAFRPVINYSIPTKVNISFALSAILGVDAQLQLLTSFLWLDMIWDNPFISWNPEECANINKLTLLAENLWLPDIFIMESMDVDQTPPGLTAYVSSGGQIHYSKPMRVTSICNLDIFYFPFDQQNCTFTFSSFLYTVDRMLLGMDKEVWEISNTSRNVIQTQGEWELLRINKATPKMSVGSNVYDQIIFYVAIRRRPSLYVINLLVPSGFLVAIDALSFYLPAESENRAPFKMTLLLGYNVFLLTMNDLLPASGTPLISVYFALCLSLMVVSLLEIIFITYLLHLATTQHPPIPQWLHSLLQHYTSPKKCCPTAPQKENKSPGLTPIHLPGLKEPVELVRKMPSPKEAELNGRPESTGAQQEPKAQKQHLLDLWIQFGHMMDSLLFHLYLLFLASSIITVIILWNT